The Flavobacterium praedii genome window below encodes:
- a CDS encoding phospho-sugar mutase has product MHIAQNILDAVNEWLTPTFDNETQVAVKELMTTSPKELEESFYKNLEFGTGGMRGVMGVGNNRINKYTLGKNTQGLSNYLHTVFPGQALKVVIAFDCRHNSQSLAKVVADVFSANGIQVYLFSDLRPTPELSFALKHLGCQCGIVLTASHNPPEYNGYKVYWEDGGQIVPPQDAAIINVIENLNYNEIKFSADESLIQYIDTEIDEAFVKSSVENASFNTPQEAKDNLNIVFTSLHGTSITAVPATLEKAGYTNVNIVPEQAKPDGNFPTVKSPNPEEPEALTMALALADKLNADIVVGTDPDCDRLGVAVRNNEGKMILLNGNQTMILMTAFLLEQWKKADKINGQQFVGSTIVSTPMIMELATAYGVECKVGLTGFKWIAKMIKDFPELEFIGGGEESFGYMVGDAVRDKDAVAATLLVCEIAAQAKAKGSSVYNTLLQYYVDFGFYKEHLVSITKKGMEGLAEINQMMVDLRENPLKEINGERVVMMEDYKSSIAKNLFTGEEETMDMPKSDVLIYYTEDGSKICARPSGTEPKIKFYISVNTQLESVADFTRVEEVLNEKIKNIIIAMQLN; this is encoded by the coding sequence ATGCACATAGCACAAAACATTTTAGACGCAGTAAACGAATGGTTGACTCCAACGTTTGACAATGAAACACAAGTAGCCGTTAAAGAATTAATGACGACTTCTCCAAAAGAATTGGAAGAGAGTTTTTATAAAAATTTAGAATTTGGAACAGGCGGTATGCGCGGTGTAATGGGGGTTGGAAACAACCGAATCAACAAATATACCCTTGGAAAAAACACTCAAGGACTTTCTAATTATTTACATACTGTTTTTCCAGGACAGGCTTTGAAAGTTGTAATTGCTTTTGATTGCCGTCATAATAGTCAATCCTTAGCCAAAGTGGTTGCTGATGTTTTCTCTGCGAATGGGATTCAAGTGTATTTATTTTCGGATTTGAGACCTACACCAGAATTATCTTTTGCACTTAAACATTTAGGTTGTCAATGTGGAATTGTACTTACTGCTTCACACAATCCACCAGAATATAATGGTTACAAAGTATATTGGGAAGATGGCGGACAAATTGTTCCTCCTCAAGATGCTGCTATCATTAATGTTATAGAGAATTTGAATTACAACGAAATTAAATTTTCGGCAGACGAAAGTTTGATTCAATACATAGACACTGAAATTGACGAAGCTTTTGTAAAATCGTCTGTAGAAAATGCAAGTTTCAACACTCCACAGGAAGCCAAAGACAACTTAAATATTGTGTTTACTTCTTTGCACGGGACTTCGATTACGGCTGTACCAGCAACTTTGGAAAAAGCGGGTTATACGAATGTGAACATCGTTCCAGAGCAAGCCAAACCAGATGGAAATTTCCCAACGGTAAAATCTCCGAATCCAGAAGAGCCAGAAGCATTGACTATGGCACTGGCTTTGGCAGACAAATTGAACGCTGATATTGTTGTGGGTACTGATCCAGATTGTGACCGTTTGGGAGTTGCTGTTCGAAACAACGAAGGCAAAATGATTTTGTTGAACGGAAACCAAACGATGATTTTGATGACGGCTTTCCTATTGGAACAATGGAAAAAAGCGGACAAAATAAACGGCCAACAATTTGTGGGTTCTACTATTGTTTCTACTCCAATGATAATGGAATTAGCAACTGCTTATGGCGTAGAATGCAAAGTGGGATTAACAGGCTTTAAATGGATTGCCAAAATGATCAAAGATTTTCCTGAACTGGAATTTATTGGTGGTGGAGAAGAGAGTTTTGGATACATGGTTGGTGATGCTGTTCGCGATAAAGATGCTGTTGCAGCTACATTATTAGTTTGCGAAATAGCGGCTCAAGCCAAAGCTAAAGGCAGCTCTGTTTACAATACTTTGTTGCAATATTATGTAGATTTTGGTTTCTACAAAGAGCATTTGGTTTCTATTACTAAAAAAGGCATGGAAGGATTGGCCGAAATCAATCAAATGATGGTTGATTTACGTGAAAATCCTTTGAAAGAAATCAATGGAGAAAGAGTGGTTATGATGGAAGACTACAAATCATCAATAGCCAAAAACCTTTTTACAGGTGAAGAAGAAACGATGGATATGCCAAAATCTGATGTATTGATTTACTATACAGAAGACGGTTCTAAAATATGTGCCAGACCAAGTGGAACTGAGCCTAAAATTAAATTTTACATCAGCGTAAACACCCAATTAGAAAGCGTTGCCGATTTCACAAGAGTAGAAGAAGTGTTGAACGAAAAGATTAAAAACATAATTATTGCAATGCAATTGAACTAA
- a CDS encoding TonB-dependent receptor yields MNIFKSLCCFIFVWIGSNSFAQTAFVKGVVFDQKNLPVEGVNVSCLNNTTQTNDNGFYQIAIPSDQKVTIAFTHISLKKASLTVSLKSNEVYLLNLQMNDQEEQMGEVIINGNTKKTVQGIITFEAEDIRFIPGANAGIENVLKTLPGVNTNNELSTQYSVRGGNYDENLVYVNEIEVYRPFLIRSGQQEGLSFINTDLVQNIEFSAGGFQAKYGDKMSSVLDITYRNPTKFGAALEMSLLGGSLAVDAVSKDNKWSAITGVRYRNNSLLVNSQETQTNYTPTFADIQTNVNYQASAKWQWSFLGNISQNKYLYQPLTRQTNFGTVDAPMALAVYYEGKEKDKYDTYFGALKSTYQVSDTFTLKFIGSVFHTLEQEYFDILAQYRLGEVDTNIGSDTYGDIAFSRGIGSQINHARNDLDALIANLELKGLKNWKQNQIEWGVKYTKESIHDRISEWEVIDSAGFSIRPPIVLPKNNEPYLPYAGLLVPYQYVSAINFTDINRFSAYAQWSRKDILGSSEVWYNLGARMQSWEVTGDNLDNKFQTVFSPRAQFAIKPDWKKEMIFRFTIGVYNQPPFYRELRDFSGVVQPNVKAQKSINLVIANDYSFKMWERPFKLVTEGYYKKMTNVNPYTVDNVRIRYAANNNAIAYVQGLDVRLNGEFVSGTDSWISFGYLKTEENIDNKGYISRPTDQRLKFALLFQDYMPNIPSLKLYLNLVYNTGLPGGSPSYSDPYLYQNRLNDYRRVDVGFSKVFIDQKIGMSNKKFLKSVKELSLGFEIFNLFNNQNAITNTWVRDVYTKTEYAIPNYMTTRVFNLKLSMRL; encoded by the coding sequence TTGAATATTTTTAAATCGCTGTGTTGTTTTATTTTTGTGTGGATAGGATCAAATTCATTTGCTCAGACTGCTTTTGTTAAAGGAGTTGTTTTCGATCAAAAAAATCTTCCTGTTGAAGGCGTAAATGTAAGTTGTTTAAATAACACGACTCAGACAAACGATAATGGTTTCTATCAAATTGCAATTCCTTCCGATCAAAAAGTTACTATAGCTTTTACTCATATTTCATTAAAAAAAGCTAGTCTTACTGTTTCTTTAAAGTCCAATGAAGTTTATCTGCTCAACTTGCAGATGAATGATCAGGAAGAACAGATGGGTGAGGTTATTATAAACGGCAATACTAAAAAAACAGTCCAAGGTATTATTACTTTTGAAGCCGAAGATATTCGTTTTATTCCTGGGGCCAATGCTGGAATTGAAAATGTTTTGAAAACGTTGCCTGGTGTAAATACTAATAATGAACTTAGTACACAATATTCGGTTCGAGGAGGAAATTACGACGAAAATTTGGTATATGTAAACGAGATTGAAGTGTATCGTCCTTTTTTGATTCGGTCAGGTCAACAAGAAGGGTTGAGTTTTATCAATACCGATTTGGTTCAAAATATAGAATTTTCAGCAGGAGGTTTTCAAGCAAAGTATGGTGATAAAATGTCTTCAGTTTTGGATATTACCTATAGAAATCCAACAAAATTTGGTGCGGCTCTCGAAATGAGTCTCCTAGGCGGAAGTCTAGCTGTTGATGCGGTTTCTAAAGATAATAAATGGTCTGCAATTACGGGTGTCAGATATAGAAATAATAGTCTTTTAGTCAATAGTCAAGAAACTCAAACTAATTATACACCTACTTTTGCAGATATTCAAACAAACGTCAATTATCAAGCTTCTGCCAAATGGCAATGGAGTTTTCTAGGGAATATTTCTCAAAATAAGTATTTGTACCAACCTCTTACTCGTCAAACTAATTTTGGAACAGTAGATGCACCAATGGCACTTGCTGTTTATTATGAAGGCAAGGAAAAGGACAAATACGATACTTATTTTGGAGCTTTAAAATCCACATATCAAGTGAGTGATACTTTTACCTTGAAATTTATTGGATCCGTTTTTCATACTTTAGAACAAGAATATTTTGATATTTTAGCACAATACCGTTTGGGCGAAGTCGATACCAATATTGGTTCGGATACATACGGGGATATTGCCTTTTCTAGAGGGATTGGTTCCCAGATCAATCATGCTCGAAATGATTTGGATGCTTTGATTGCTAATTTGGAGCTTAAAGGGTTGAAAAACTGGAAACAAAATCAAATCGAATGGGGAGTAAAATACACCAAAGAATCGATTCATGACCGAATTTCAGAATGGGAAGTAATTGATTCGGCTGGGTTTTCGATAAGACCTCCAATTGTATTGCCTAAAAATAATGAACCATATCTACCTTATGCAGGATTGTTAGTTCCTTACCAATATGTAAGTGCTATAAATTTTACAGATATCAATCGGTTTTCGGCATATGCACAATGGAGTAGAAAAGATATTTTGGGTTCAAGCGAAGTTTGGTATAATCTAGGTGCACGAATGCAAAGCTGGGAAGTTACAGGTGATAATTTAGATAATAAATTTCAAACTGTTTTTAGTCCAAGAGCCCAATTCGCTATCAAACCCGATTGGAAAAAAGAAATGATATTCCGATTTACCATTGGGGTGTATAATCAGCCTCCTTTTTATAGAGAATTGCGTGATTTCAGTGGAGTGGTGCAACCAAATGTTAAAGCTCAAAAATCTATAAATCTTGTTATAGCGAATGATTATAGTTTTAAAATGTGGGAACGACCATTTAAGTTAGTAACCGAAGGGTATTATAAAAAAATGACCAATGTAAATCCGTATACAGTTGATAATGTAAGGATACGCTATGCGGCAAATAACAATGCGATTGCTTATGTGCAAGGTCTAGATGTTCGTCTGAATGGGGAATTTGTTTCAGGAACCGATTCTTGGATTAGTTTTGGCTATCTAAAAACGGAAGAGAATATCGATAACAAAGGATATATTTCCAGACCAACAGACCAACGATTGAAATTTGCACTTTTGTTTCAGGATTATATGCCAAATATTCCGAGTTTAAAATTGTATCTAAATTTGGTTTACAATACCGGATTACCAGGAGGTTCACCATCGTATTCAGATCCGTATTTGTATCAAAATCGATTGAATGACTACCGCCGTGTTGATGTTGGATTTTCCAAAGTTTTTATCGATCAAAAAATAGGAATGTCTAATAAGAAATTTTTAAAAAGCGTAAAGGAACTGTCTCTGGGTTTTGAAATTTTCAATCTTTTTAACAATCAAAATGCGATAACCAATACTTGGGTTCGAGATGTATATACCAAAACAGAATATGCGATTCCGAATTATATGACAACCCGCGTTTTTAATTTGAAGTTGAGCATGAGGTTATAA
- a CDS encoding cell division protein ZapA, which translates to MDEKLKIKISIADRVYPLTVDRSQEEGLRSASKKIDAMIKQFEENYAVRDKQDVLAMCALQFASQAEQKQIDNAINGEETIERLNKINLLLDQHLEN; encoded by the coding sequence ATGGACGAAAAGCTTAAAATTAAGATATCAATTGCAGACAGAGTTTACCCTTTAACAGTGGATCGCTCTCAGGAAGAAGGACTTAGAAGTGCTTCGAAGAAAATTGATGCGATGATTAAGCAATTTGAAGAAAATTATGCTGTACGAGACAAACAAGATGTATTGGCTATGTGTGCCTTACAATTTGCTTCTCAAGCAGAACAAAAACAAATTGATAATGCAATAAATGGCGAAGAAACCATTGAAAGATTAAACAAAATCAATTTACTTTTAGATCAACATCTCGAAAATTAA
- a CDS encoding ABC transporter ATP-binding protein has translation MNNFKRIFPFVIPYKKYAYLNIFFNVLYALFSTLSFVSLIPMMQVLFDQTKRNTTMPVYKGIWEVKKYGEDYLSYYITHTTDTFGVGRTLSIMVIIIISIFLLKNLSDYLAMFFITFLRNGVLKDMRNAMYKKTIELPLAFYSEKRKGDVIARISGDVNEVQTSFLSILELIVKEPLTIVFTLITMVTISVQLTLFVFIFIPVSGYVISLIGKQLKKKSTKAQEEQGVFLSTIEETLGGLKVVKGYNSENYFNRVFQESTQRFFTLSNSIGNRQNLASPASEFMGIMVIAILLWYGGHMVLIEKTLNGASFIAYMGLAYNILTPAKSISKASYAIKRGNAAAERVLEILDQENTITSKLNAVEKTTFDSQIAIQNINFSYEEENVLKNFSLTVKKGQTVALVGQSGSGKSTIANLLTRFYDVNEGSIAIDGIAIKDFNLQSLRSLMGLVTQDSILFNDTIKENISLGKLDATDEEIIEALKIANAYEFVNDLPKGIYTNIGDSGNKLSGGQKQRLSIARAVLKNPPIMILDEATSALDTESEKFVQVALENMMQNRTSIVIAHRLSTIQKADLIVVMQKGEIVEQGKHDELIALNGTYNKLVTMQSFE, from the coding sequence ATGAACAATTTTAAAAGAATATTCCCTTTTGTAATTCCTTATAAAAAGTATGCTTACCTGAACATTTTTTTTAATGTTTTGTATGCACTTTTTAGCACACTTTCTTTTGTTTCGTTGATTCCGATGATGCAAGTTTTATTCGACCAAACCAAAAGAAATACGACAATGCCAGTTTACAAAGGTATTTGGGAAGTTAAAAAGTATGGTGAAGATTATTTAAGTTATTATATTACACACACAACCGATACTTTTGGAGTAGGACGAACATTAAGCATAATGGTCATTATCATCATTTCTATCTTTTTATTAAAAAACTTATCTGATTATTTAGCCATGTTTTTTATTACTTTTTTACGAAATGGAGTATTGAAAGATATGCGAAATGCCATGTACAAAAAGACTATTGAATTACCATTGGCTTTTTACTCCGAAAAAAGAAAAGGAGACGTAATCGCTAGAATTTCAGGAGATGTTAATGAGGTTCAAACTTCATTTTTATCCATTCTTGAACTGATTGTAAAGGAGCCTTTGACGATTGTTTTTACCCTAATTACAATGGTTACTATCAGTGTACAATTGACTCTTTTTGTGTTTATTTTTATCCCAGTTTCAGGATATGTTATTTCCCTTATTGGAAAACAATTAAAAAAGAAGTCAACTAAGGCACAAGAAGAACAAGGTGTCTTTTTATCAACTATCGAAGAAACATTGGGAGGACTAAAAGTAGTAAAAGGTTATAACTCAGAAAACTACTTCAACCGTGTTTTTCAAGAGTCAACACAACGTTTTTTTACATTATCAAATAGCATAGGTAATCGCCAAAACCTAGCTTCTCCAGCCAGTGAGTTTATGGGAATTATGGTTATTGCTATATTACTATGGTACGGAGGACACATGGTCTTAATAGAAAAAACATTAAACGGAGCATCCTTTATTGCCTATATGGGACTGGCATACAACATTCTGACTCCGGCTAAATCTATTTCAAAAGCATCCTACGCCATCAAAAGAGGGAACGCAGCCGCTGAGCGAGTTTTAGAGATCTTGGATCAAGAAAATACAATTACCAGTAAATTGAATGCTGTAGAAAAGACTACTTTCGATTCACAAATTGCTATCCAAAATATTAACTTCAGTTATGAAGAAGAAAATGTATTGAAGAATTTTTCACTTACCGTAAAAAAAGGACAAACTGTTGCACTTGTGGGGCAATCCGGAAGTGGAAAAAGTACAATTGCCAATTTATTGACGCGTTTTTATGATGTAAATGAGGGAAGTATTGCAATTGACGGTATTGCCATTAAAGATTTCAATTTGCAATCACTTCGTAGTTTGATGGGATTGGTTACACAAGATAGCATTTTATTCAATGATACTATAAAAGAAAATATTTCACTAGGAAAACTAGATGCAACTGATGAAGAAATTATAGAGGCTCTGAAAATAGCCAATGCCTATGAATTTGTGAACGATTTACCAAAAGGCATTTACACAAACATTGGTGACAGCGGGAATAAACTTTCTGGAGGTCAAAAACAAAGACTTTCTATAGCTCGTGCTGTTTTAAAAAATCCACCTATTATGATTTTGGATGAAGCAACATCGGCACTAGATACCGAAAGTGAAAAATTCGTTCAAGTGGCACTAGAAAATATGATGCAAAACAGAACTTCTATTGTAATTGCACATCGCCTTTCAACCATTCAAAAGGCCGATTTGATTGTAGTTATGCAAAAAGGAGAAATAGTAGAGCAAGGAAAACACGACGAACTTATTGCTTTGAATGGTACTTATAACAAATTGGTAACGATGCAGTCGTTTGAATAG
- a CDS encoding DUF2971 domain-containing protein, translating to MYLNNPNIKLPQDPDTIVWKYLDLSKFLDLLLSQKLFMSRSDKFEDQYEGTFSEPTFEEIKKLSINNPDFLNYYKTHREKVAISSWHINEYESFAMWQIFTQNSEGLAIQSTVKRLQEALVPEKNYKQYIGEVNYIDYKKEYIPFDDMFFPFLFKRKSFQYEREVRIITDVADSNIKLNDGLKINVNISQLIEKIYIHPKSENWYKNLVIQLVKQLGFDFEIEKSDLESDILI from the coding sequence ATGTACCTTAACAATCCTAACATAAAACTTCCACAAGATCCAGATACCATTGTATGGAAATATCTGGACTTGTCGAAGTTTTTGGATTTATTGCTTTCGCAAAAATTATTCATGTCTCGATCTGATAAATTTGAAGACCAATACGAAGGCACTTTTAGCGAACCTACATTTGAGGAAATCAAAAAACTTTCGATAAACAATCCTGATTTCTTAAATTATTACAAAACCCATCGGGAGAAAGTAGCCATTAGCAGTTGGCACATCAATGAATATGAATCGTTTGCCATGTGGCAAATTTTTACCCAAAACAGCGAAGGATTGGCCATACAATCTACCGTAAAAAGGCTTCAAGAGGCTTTGGTTCCCGAAAAAAATTACAAACAATATATTGGTGAAGTCAATTATATCGACTACAAAAAAGAATACATTCCGTTTGATGATATGTTTTTCCCTTTTTTATTCAAACGAAAAAGTTTTCAATACGAACGCGAAGTACGCATCATTACAGACGTAGCAGACAGCAACATCAAATTGAATGATGGTTTAAAAATAAATGTAAATATCAGTCAACTGATAGAAAAAATTTATATACATCCCAAATCCGAGAATTGGTACAAAAACTTAGTAATTCAATTGGTAAAACAACTAGGATTTGATTTTGAAATTGAAAAATCAGATTTAGAAAGTGACATATTGATTTAA
- a CDS encoding M23 family metallopeptidase, translated as MKISFFSILFTSILFAQTDYPKNYFCPPLDIPLQLSGNFGELRPNHFHAGFDMKTLQREGINVYAVADGYVSRIKISTFGNGKTIYIDHPNGYTSVYGHLQKATDFIESVIKKTHYKEQSFEIEMYFKPNEMPVSKGQLIALSGNTGASEGPHLHFEFRDTKTEKVINPMFFGFDTFMKDAKKPIVSNLFVYPLDSKTTVNHAQRFIPINLSLQKDGTYLADKVVANGKIGFGISAYDYDDVSFNKNGVFDVNLFCNGKSIFGYQFNTYSFDEMRYINAFIDYSFYKKTQQRIQKLFMNPPFNLSIIRTDDTNGVISVLPNVNSVCRLEVSDFYGNKTTITIPISYDALSTIIEKEAVVSNYLVKASKDCFFEKDKCSVFFPAGTFYNDFNLNFDVKNNVLTVHDDTVPAHSSFTVSMESDSFSESLKEKVFIGRIEGRRVSYNATRQKENVYEAKTKTLGQFKLVLDTIPPIISMTKPIEGKTLDNQKLLQVNISDSVSGIKSYNGYLNGEWILMEYDNKTGLLTHNFSDGIVAQGNNVLKVVVVDNVGNSSIFETHFQRNQKQ; from the coding sequence ATGAAAATTTCCTTTTTTTCAATTCTTTTTACCAGTATTCTATTTGCTCAAACGGATTATCCTAAAAATTATTTTTGTCCTCCGTTAGATATTCCCTTGCAATTATCTGGAAATTTCGGTGAATTAAGACCCAATCATTTTCACGCTGGCTTCGATATGAAAACGCTTCAAAGAGAAGGGATCAATGTTTATGCAGTTGCTGATGGTTATGTTTCCAGAATTAAGATTTCTACTTTTGGTAATGGGAAAACCATTTATATTGATCACCCTAATGGATATACTTCGGTGTATGGTCATTTGCAAAAAGCTACCGATTTTATCGAAAGTGTTATAAAGAAAACGCATTATAAAGAACAGTCTTTTGAAATTGAAATGTATTTTAAACCAAATGAAATGCCTGTTAGTAAAGGACAGTTAATAGCTCTTTCTGGAAATACGGGTGCTTCTGAAGGGCCTCATTTGCATTTTGAATTCAGAGACACTAAAACGGAAAAAGTAATTAATCCTATGTTTTTTGGTTTTGATACTTTTATGAAAGATGCCAAAAAGCCTATTGTTTCTAATTTATTCGTGTATCCTTTAGATTCCAAAACTACGGTTAATCACGCACAACGTTTTATACCAATTAATTTGTCATTGCAGAAAGACGGAACATATTTAGCAGATAAAGTCGTTGCCAACGGTAAAATAGGTTTTGGAATTTCAGCTTATGACTATGATGATGTGTCATTTAATAAAAATGGCGTTTTTGATGTGAATTTGTTTTGTAATGGCAAATCTATTTTTGGCTATCAATTCAATACTTATTCTTTTGATGAAATGCGTTATATAAATGCATTTATCGATTATTCTTTTTATAAAAAAACACAACAAAGAATTCAAAAATTATTTATGAATCCGCCCTTTAATCTGAGTATTATTAGAACAGATGATACTAATGGCGTTATTTCGGTGCTTCCTAATGTGAATTCAGTTTGTCGTTTGGAGGTTTCAGATTTTTATGGAAATAAAACCACAATTACTATTCCTATATCATATGATGCACTTTCAACTATAATCGAAAAAGAAGCTGTTGTTTCTAATTATTTAGTTAAAGCTTCGAAAGATTGCTTTTTTGAAAAAGACAAATGTTCTGTTTTCTTTCCTGCTGGGACTTTTTATAATGACTTTAATTTGAATTTTGATGTAAAAAACAATGTTTTGACTGTACATGACGATACGGTTCCTGCTCATTCTAGTTTTACTGTTTCTATGGAGAGTGATAGTTTTTCTGAAAGTCTTAAAGAAAAAGTGTTTATAGGTAGGATAGAAGGTAGGAGGGTGAGCTACAATGCAACCCGTCAAAAAGAGAATGTATATGAGGCGAAAACAAAAACTTTGGGTCAATTCAAATTAGTTTTGGATACGATTCCGCCTATTATTTCTATGACTAAACCTATTGAAGGCAAAACATTAGACAATCAAAAATTGCTTCAAGTGAATATTTCGGATTCTGTTTCAGGTATAAAGTCATATAATGGCTATCTAAATGGAGAATGGATTTTGATGGAATACGATAATAAAACAGGATTGTTGACCCATAATTTCAGTGATGGCATAGTAGCTCAAGGCAATAATGTTTTAAAAGTGGTAGTAGTTGATAATGTAGGGAATTCTTCTATCTTTGAAACTCATTTTCAAAGAAATCAAAAACAATAA
- the rny gene encoding ribonuclease Y, which produces MDIITIIISGITGIAAGFGIAKIIEKSNISNLIKSAKKEAASILKDANLEAENIKKDKILQAKEKFIELKSEHEQVILARDKKVAEVEKRVRDKESQISNELSKAKKVNDDFEAKTAEYSTKIEVLEKKQQEVDKLHKSQLQQLELISGLSADEAKEQLVEGLKAEAKSKAMSHIQDTIEEAKLTAQQEAKKIIINTIQRVGTEEAVENCVSVFNIESDDVKGRIIGREGRNIRALEAATGVEIIVDDTPEAIILSCFDPVRREIARLALHKLVTDGRIHPARIEEVVAKTTKQIDDEIIEVGKRTVIDLGIHGLHPELIKVVGRMKYRSSYGQNLLQHSREVSKLCGIMAAELGLNVKLAKRAGLLHDIGKVPDAESDLPHALLGMQWAEKYGEKEEVCNAIGAHHDEIEMKSLLSPIVQVCDAISGARPGARRQVLDSYIQRLKDLEEVAYGFSGVKNAYAIQAGRELRVIVESEKVSDDNAATLSFEISQKIQTEMTYPGQVKVTVIRETRAVNIAK; this is translated from the coding sequence ATGGACATCATAACAATAATTATTTCAGGAATTACAGGTATAGCAGCAGGATTTGGCATCGCAAAAATCATCGAAAAAAGCAATATCTCTAATTTAATCAAAAGCGCAAAAAAAGAAGCAGCATCAATCTTAAAAGACGCCAATCTTGAAGCCGAAAATATTAAAAAAGACAAAATTCTTCAAGCAAAAGAAAAATTTATTGAATTAAAATCGGAACACGAACAGGTAATTCTTGCGCGAGATAAAAAAGTAGCTGAAGTCGAAAAAAGAGTTCGAGACAAAGAATCTCAAATTTCAAATGAATTATCAAAAGCTAAAAAAGTAAATGATGATTTTGAGGCAAAAACAGCTGAATACTCAACTAAGATCGAAGTTTTAGAAAAAAAACAACAAGAAGTTGACAAGCTACATAAAAGTCAATTGCAACAACTAGAATTAATTTCTGGTTTATCTGCAGATGAAGCCAAAGAGCAATTAGTTGAAGGACTTAAGGCAGAAGCCAAAAGTAAAGCCATGTCTCATATTCAAGACACAATTGAAGAAGCAAAATTAACTGCACAACAAGAGGCCAAAAAAATAATCATCAACACGATCCAAAGAGTTGGTACTGAAGAAGCTGTAGAAAACTGTGTATCGGTATTCAACATCGAATCTGATGATGTAAAAGGTAGAATTATTGGACGTGAAGGTAGAAACATTAGGGCCCTTGAAGCAGCAACAGGAGTTGAAATTATCGTTGATGACACTCCAGAAGCTATAATTCTTTCCTGTTTTGACCCTGTACGAAGAGAAATAGCACGTTTGGCATTACACAAATTAGTTACAGACGGACGTATTCACCCTGCCCGAATTGAAGAAGTTGTTGCAAAAACAACTAAACAAATTGACGATGAAATTATAGAAGTAGGAAAACGCACTGTGATCGATTTAGGAATTCACGGTTTACATCCTGAATTGATAAAAGTAGTAGGTAGAATGAAATACCGTTCTTCTTACGGACAAAATTTATTGCAACACTCTCGTGAAGTTTCAAAACTTTGTGGAATTATGGCTGCTGAATTAGGATTGAATGTTAAACTTGCCAAAAGAGCTGGATTACTTCATGATATTGGTAAAGTACCTGATGCCGAAAGCGATCTACCTCACGCCTTATTAGGTATGCAATGGGCTGAAAAATACGGTGAGAAAGAGGAAGTTTGTAACGCCATTGGAGCCCACCATGACGAGATAGAAATGAAATCATTACTATCTCCAATCGTTCAAGTTTGTGATGCCATTTCTGGCGCAAGACCAGGTGCAAGAAGACAAGTTTTAGACTCTTACATTCAACGTTTGAAAGATTTAGAAGAAGTGGCTTATGGATTTAGCGGAGTAAAAAATGCTTATGCAATTCAAGCTGGTAGAGAACTTCGTGTTATTGTAGAAAGCGAAAAAGTTTCAGATGATAATGCAGCCACTTTATCATTTGAAATTTCACAAAAAATTCAAACCGAAATGACTTATCCAGGTCAAGTGAAAGTTACCGTAATTAGAGAAACTAGAGCAGTAAATATAGCTAAATAA